In Belonocnema kinseyi isolate 2016_QV_RU_SX_M_011 chromosome 4, B_treatae_v1, whole genome shotgun sequence, a single window of DNA contains:
- the LOC117172092 gene encoding uncharacterized protein LOC117172092 — translation MRHVKLFFFLVLGSLTHLVISTKNADFGFSNLKNPTNEMSLVIFGKPLSEVEDSIKRFILYTSKPTSKDLKQTLKTSSLKGENIKDLVTISTKVVIENLRSGFRSLGILKNENRPEIILPAKNESLANSLIHNGLVLAGEVVDLLISGCHKGSDFLYGNQTSKSKFTNSNWKKPKYLDFIIFTDELFIYIDCMTRDYLRDDLQKAVNYGSAHSANEVIDYLQKNIKKPQAERELQTSESVCNAVEDIKPGGYEKCVSDWDKIKSCYESQTKTPPKNRGFVKFMKQVFPRKWVRSVVDLDKSCKLKKGQNFECNIRRGPIGTTKQMEYIVQTFTGKNLKKRSPLSKVIRLFSRVISKSSMAKSMVQDCSDYVLIYDQGEKRKRELKKKSEKNPKEFKRYQKVSKSLDDFKNGVTQDLLNAVIESNQIPIYIEKSLRKATLKYFNWQSFSVVLQTLSEWVGTFFASDKRFVKENFKANQDLGSYHQKSQDLIEVNEEFPDLKKPISKEKALDNLLRTMNQVSSENRNVTRYSAISSGLNNILLVLMFLETLSAVVILMKANIEIYSSNEEASVPNEINATIGPTESNVQTEPTVPTEPTENDASDSEPSNEDLRRKKRSFIPESDITFASDLPDNGILPLESTNNIFNFTNNKKGINDISDSFNEADNEIIPVLHTESLSLCRNESIVFGYSSSREFIKSILKDEENL, via the exons ATGCGTCACGTTAAGTTATTTTTCTTCTTGGTGCTTG GTTCACTTACTCATCTAGTGATCAGTACCAAAAATGCAGATTTCGGgttttcaaatctgaaaaatcCCACAAATGAAATGAGTcttgtaatttttggaaaacctTTATCAGAAGTAGAAGATTCCATAAAACGTTTCATACTATATACTTCAAAACCCACTAGTAAAGATTTGAAACAAACTCTAAAAACATCTTCACTGAAAGgagaaaatataaaagatttagtCACCATCTCTACCAAAGTTGTTATCGAAAATTTAAGAAGTGGTTTCAGaagtttaggaattttgaaaaacgaaaatcGGCCTGAAATAATTCTTCCTGCAAAAAATGAGTCTTTAGCAAACAGTTTGATTCACAACGGACTAGTACTAGCCGGCGAGGTCGTAGATTTGTTAATATCAGGCTGTCATAAAGGTTCAGATTTCTTGTACGGAAATCAGACAAGTAAATCCAAATTTACCAACTCAAATTGGAAAAAACCTAAGTATTTAGACTTTATTATCTTTACGGacgaactttttatttatattgattgcATGACCAGAGATTATCTCAGGGATGATCTTCAGAAAGCTGTCAATTATGGATCAGCACATTCCGCAAATGAAGTAATTGATTATCtccagaaaaatattaaaaaacctcAAGCAGAGCGAGAACTGCAAACTTCTGAATCAGTTTGCAATGCTGTTGAAGATATTAAACCAGGTGGTTATGAAAAATGTGTTTCAGATTGGGATAAAATAAAATCTTGTTATGAGTCTCAAACCAAAACTCCACCCAAAAACCGGggttttgtgaaattcatgaaacaAGTATTTCCAAGAAAATGGGTTAGAAGTGTAGTAGATTTGGATAagagttgtaaattaaaaaaaggtcaaaactTTGAATGTAACATTCGAAGAGGACCTATTGGTACAACAAAACAAATGGAATATATTGTCCAAACATTtactggtaaaaatttaaaaaaaagatctcctttatCAAaagtaattcgtcttttttcgagAGTAATTTCGAAAAGTTCAATGGCTAAAAGTATGGTTCAAGATTGCTCTGATTATGTTCTTATTTACGATCAaggggaaaaaagaaaaagagaattgaagaaaaaatcagaaaagaatcctaaagaatttaaaagatatcagAAAGTTTCTAAATCACTGGATGATTTTAAGAATGGTGTAACTCAAGATTTATTAAACGCTGTTATCGAGTCTAATCAAATTCCTATTTATATAGAGAAATCTTTGAGAAAAGCtacacttaaatattttaattggcaAAGTTTTTCTGTGGTTTTGCAAACCTTGTCTGAGTGGGTTGGTACATTTTTTGCCAGTGATAAAAGATtcgttaaagaaaattttaaggctAATCAAGATCTGGGTTCTTATCATCAAAAGTCTCAAGATCTTATTGAAGTAAATGAAG aatttccagatttgaaAAAACCCATCTCAAAGGAGAAAGCTCTTGATAACTTGCTAAGAACGATGAATCAAGTCAGCAGTGAAAATAGAAATGTAACTAGATATTCAGCAATTTCTAGTGgacttaataatattttgttggtATTGATGTTTTTGGAAACGCTTTCTGCTGTTGTGATATTAATGAAGgctaatattgaaatttattcttcaaatgAAGAAGCGAGTGTACCAAATGAAATAAATGCAACAATTGGGCCAACTGAATCAAATGTACAAACTGAACCAACTGTACCAACGGAGCCGACTGAAAATGATGCTTCAGATTCAGAACCGTCAAATGAAGATCTTCGTAGAAAAAAAAGGTCATTTATTCCTGAATCTGATATTACTTTTGCATCTGATCTTCCTGATAATGGCATTCTTCCATTAGAAagtacaaataatatttttaattttacaaataataaaaaaggaattaatgATATTAGTGATTCATTTAATGAAGCGGACAATGAAATTATTCCAGTTTTGCATACAGAAAGTCTAAGTTTGTGTCGTAATGAAAGTATTGTGTTCGGTTATTCTTCTTCTAGGgaatttattaaatcaattttaaaagatgaagAGAATCTTTGA